From the Solanum lycopersicum chromosome 10, SLM_r2.1 genome, one window contains:
- the LOC101249588 gene encoding uncharacterized protein: MEMGCELSKTVATSIVQKILLDDVGLNYVCSISKSFFEVIQVLGNMVGAVAEQPSSRLLKHIIRCYLRLSDNPRACQALKIFLPNMLRDNTFSSCLREDSMARSWLLQLLLNVNENQVAPQDGGGFDHMP; the protein is encoded by the exons ATGGAGATGGGATGTGAACTATCAAAAACA GTTGCGACTTCCATTGTGCAAAAAATCCTTCTAGATGATGTGGGTCTGAATTACGTATGTTCCATATCAAAAAGTTTTTTCGAAGTAATCCAAGTTTTAGGGAATATGGTGGGTGCAGTTGCTGAACAACCTTCATCAAGATTGTTGAAACACATAATCCGGTGCTATCTTCGTTTGTCAGATAATCCAAG GGCTTGTCAGgcactgaaaatttttcttccCAATATGCTTAGAGATAACACCTTCAGCAGTTGTCTTCGT GAGGATTCAATGGCGAGGAGTTGGCTGCTACAATTGCTCCTTAACGTTAATGAGAATCAGGTTGCTCCACAGGATGGAGGAGGATTTGATCATATGCCGTGA